A portion of the Anthonomus grandis grandis chromosome 19, icAntGran1.3, whole genome shotgun sequence genome contains these proteins:
- the LOC126747505 gene encoding NADH dehydrogenase [ubiquinone] iron-sulfur protein 4, mitochondrial-like: MALFSLIKDPLVRILVPKLQSPLLCPIFPKYSDRGDDPDRPEPRILQLIGEEARVREGQLRKCKIVVRGSVDYSLISGVPVEITCGRLARIHQPPKNPMQSGTRHLGHWLLDFDTKERWENPNMGWCSSGDAVSNVQMRFATKQAAIDYCKRNQMTFWVQQDKTKKKFKVKNYGENFHHKNRTRLSTK, from the exons ATGGCCCTGTTTTCCTTGATAAAAGACCCGTTGGTCCGGATCCTGGTGCCGAAACTCCAGTCGCCCTTGCTATGCCCCATTTTTCCAAAGTATTCAGATCGGGGTGACGATCCGGACCGTCCGGAACCCCGGATCCTTCAGCTGATCGGTGAGGAGGCGAGGGTCAGAGAGGGTCAGCTGCGCAAGTGTAAGATCGTGGTGAGGGGTTCGGTTGATTACTCGCTGATCTCCGGGGTACCGGTGGAGATCACTTGCGGTCGACTGGCCAGGATCCACCAGCCCCCCAAGAACCCTATGCAAAGCG GTACTCGGCATCTCGGCCATTGGCTGCTCGATTTCGATACGAAAGAACGATGGGAGAACCCGAACATGGGCTGGTGCTCCTCCGGGGACGCCGTTTCCAATGTCCAAATGCGATTCGCCACCAAACAGGCCGCGATCGATTACTGTAAGAGGAACCAGATGACCTTTTGGGTGCAACAAGACAAAACCAAGAAGAAATTCAAGGTTAAAAATTACGGGGAAAATTTCCATCATAAGAACCGCACCAGGTTGTCCACTAAATAG